In the Longimicrobiaceae bacterium genome, one interval contains:
- the groES gene encoding co-chaperone GroES gives MATATDLKVKPLADRVVVKPLEEAEQMRGGLYIPDTAKEKPQQGEIVAVGPGKMTDDGKRIEMELKVGDRVLYGKYSGTEVTLDDTQYLILREADVLAVIG, from the coding sequence ATGGCCACCGCGACCGATCTGAAGGTCAAGCCGCTGGCGGACCGCGTCGTCGTCAAGCCTCTGGAGGAAGCCGAGCAGATGCGTGGCGGCCTCTACATTCCCGACACGGCCAAGGAGAAGCCGCAGCAGGGCGAGATCGTCGCCGTCGGGCCGGGCAAGATGACCGACGATGGGAAGCGGATCGAGATGGAGCTGAAGGTCGGCGACCGGGTCCTGTACGGGAAGTACAGCGGCACGGAGGTCACCCTCGACGACACCCAGTACCTGATCCTGCGCGAGGCGGACGTCCTCGCCGTGATCGGCTGA
- a CDS encoding acyl-CoA carboxylase subunit beta, whose product MSGAEESGSRLEARSRALRELSARLREGGGPQRIARQHAQGKLTARERVSLLLDPRSYFQEIGLLVAHDSYDGQAPAAGVVTGIGTVHGGPVVVVANDATVKAGSWWPETITKMLRAQEIAMRSRVPIVYLVDSAGVNLPYQEGVFPGQYGAARIFYYNSIMRRRLRVPQIAAVMGPCIAGGAYLPALSDVILMVEGTSFMGLGGPNLVKGATGQTTDAETLGGAYTHTAISGVAHYRVPDDRACLSRIRDLIAELPRPESIQGGERARPPTRPIEDLARILPDDHRQPYEVMDLLACLLDEGSFDEFQADFAPEILCATARLCGIQVGLLANRRGMLRDARGGPPKLGGIIYPESAEKASYFIETMDRHGTPLLFLQDVSGFMVGTEAEHAGIIRSGARFVEAMATTRVPKIVLTINHASGAGYYAMAGQGFDPDFIFTWPTGRMGVMEGDSAVMALFSERLDALRREGKEADPELRARMEEVRADYERQLDALYAGARGWVDAVLLPEETRPALELALRTALARGRGPNAGGGGGNYELRITNYE is encoded by the coding sequence GTGAGCGGAGCGGAGGAGTCGGGTTCCCGCCTGGAGGCCCGTTCGCGCGCGCTGCGCGAGCTCTCCGCGCGCCTGCGCGAGGGCGGCGGCCCGCAGCGCATCGCCCGTCAGCACGCCCAGGGGAAGCTGACCGCCCGCGAGCGCGTCTCCCTCCTGCTCGACCCGCGGAGCTATTTTCAGGAGATCGGGCTGCTGGTCGCGCACGACAGCTATGACGGACAGGCGCCGGCCGCGGGCGTGGTCACCGGGATCGGAACCGTCCACGGTGGACCGGTAGTGGTGGTGGCGAACGACGCGACCGTCAAGGCGGGCTCCTGGTGGCCGGAGACGATCACCAAGATGCTGCGGGCGCAGGAGATCGCCATGCGGTCCCGCGTGCCGATCGTCTACCTCGTCGACTCCGCCGGCGTGAACCTCCCCTACCAGGAGGGCGTCTTTCCCGGCCAGTACGGCGCCGCCCGGATCTTCTACTACAACTCGATCATGCGTCGGCGTCTGCGGGTGCCGCAGATCGCCGCCGTGATGGGGCCGTGCATCGCGGGCGGGGCGTACCTGCCCGCCCTCTCCGACGTGATCCTCATGGTCGAGGGGACCTCGTTCATGGGGCTGGGCGGCCCGAACCTGGTGAAGGGCGCCACCGGGCAGACCACCGACGCGGAGACCCTGGGCGGAGCGTACACGCACACCGCCATCTCCGGCGTGGCGCACTACCGCGTGCCCGACGACCGCGCCTGCCTCTCGCGCATCCGCGATCTCATCGCCGAGCTCCCGCGCCCGGAGTCGATCCAGGGCGGCGAAAGAGCTCGTCCCCCCACCCGGCCGATCGAAGATCTCGCCCGCATCCTGCCTGACGACCATCGCCAGCCCTACGAGGTGATGGACCTGCTGGCGTGCCTGCTCGACGAGGGCAGCTTCGACGAGTTCCAGGCCGACTTCGCCCCGGAGATCCTCTGCGCGACCGCGCGCCTCTGCGGGATCCAGGTCGGGCTTCTCGCCAATCGGCGCGGGATGCTGCGGGACGCTCGCGGAGGGCCGCCCAAGCTGGGAGGCATCATCTACCCGGAGAGCGCGGAGAAGGCGTCCTACTTCATCGAGACCATGGACCGCCACGGCACGCCGCTGCTCTTTCTGCAGGACGTCTCCGGGTTCATGGTCGGCACCGAGGCGGAGCACGCGGGGATCATCCGCTCCGGTGCGCGCTTCGTGGAGGCCATGGCCACCACCCGGGTGCCGAAGATCGTGCTCACCATCAACCACGCCTCCGGCGCGGGTTACTACGCGATGGCGGGGCAGGGCTTCGACCCCGATTTCATCTTCACCTGGCCGACGGGCCGGATGGGGGTGATGGAGGGCGACTCGGCGGTCATGGCCCTCTTCAGCGAGCGCCTGGACGCCCTGCGCCGCGAGGGCAAAGAGGCCGACCCCGAGTTGCGCGCCCGCATGGAAGAGGTCCGCGCCGACTACGAGCGCCAGCTCGACGCCCTCTACGCCGGAGCCCGCGGCTGGGTCGACGCGGTGCTGCTGCCCGAAGAGACGCGCCCCGCGCTGGAGCTGGCGCTGCGCACCGCGCTAGCCAGGGGGCGGGGTCCAAATGCGGGGGGTGGGGGTGGTAATTACGAATTACGAATTACGAATTACGAATGA
- a CDS encoding cobalamin B12-binding domain-containing protein: MSERKIRVLVAKPGLDGHDRGAKVIASALRDAGMEVIYTGLHQTPEMIVNAAIQEDVDVVAMSILSGAHMTLFPRVKELLEAEGAGHILITGGGIIPEGDMRRLQEMGIGRLFGPGTPTSEAVRYIREWFAEHGRDREAVGR, encoded by the coding sequence ATGTCGGAGCGGAAAATTCGGGTCCTGGTCGCCAAACCCGGTCTGGATGGTCACGATCGTGGTGCCAAGGTCATCGCGAGCGCACTGCGCGACGCGGGGATGGAGGTCATCTACACCGGCCTGCACCAGACCCCGGAGATGATCGTCAACGCCGCGATCCAGGAGGACGTCGACGTCGTGGCGATGTCCATTCTCTCGGGCGCGCACATGACGCTCTTCCCGCGGGTGAAGGAGCTGCTGGAGGCCGAGGGAGCGGGCCACATCCTGATCACGGGAGGGGGGATCATCCCCGAGGGGGACATGCGGCGGCTGCAGGAGATGGGGATCGGCCGCCTGTTCGGGCCGGGCACGCCGACCAGCGAGGCGGTGCGCTACATCCGCGAGTGGTTCGCGGAGCACGGACGGGATCGCGAGGCTGTCGGTCGGTGA
- a CDS encoding acyclic terpene utilization AtuA family protein, whose product MRTTPLRIASAQGFWGDQLDAPRQQVEGGPIDYLMLDYLAEVTMSILQKQRARDASAGYARDFVPLIEEILPALVEQGIRVVVNAGGVNPEGCRDAVLERVRAARYSGRLRVGVVTGDDLLPRLEELIERGHPLANMETGQPLSEVLDRVQSANAYIGAGPIVDALRQGARVVITGRSTDTALTYAPMIHEFGWSPTDYDRIAAGIVAGHINECGAQASGGNCLIDWETIPDLARVGYPIIEAQPDGVFVVTKHEGTGGRINAAVVKEQLVYEMGDPRSYITPDAVADFTTIQLEDLGKDRVRVSGVRGGPPPDSLKVSIAYSAGYKAVGTLVYAWPDAVAKAQAADRVLRERLDRLGLRFDEILTEYVGWNATHGPLAGDPPPDLPEVTVRWAVRAQDPAPVERFTKEIAPLVLAGPPSVTGFAGGRPRVQEVVAYWPALIPRAEVEGRVRVEVVTA is encoded by the coding sequence ATGCGTACAACTCCATTGCGTATCGCCTCCGCCCAGGGTTTCTGGGGCGATCAGCTCGACGCGCCGCGGCAGCAGGTGGAGGGTGGGCCGATCGACTACCTCATGCTGGATTACCTGGCGGAGGTGACCATGTCGATCCTGCAGAAGCAGCGGGCGCGGGATGCGTCGGCGGGGTACGCGCGGGACTTCGTGCCGCTGATCGAGGAGATCCTGCCGGCGCTGGTGGAGCAGGGGATCCGGGTGGTGGTGAACGCGGGCGGGGTGAATCCCGAGGGGTGCCGCGACGCGGTGCTGGAGCGCGTGCGTGCGGCCAGGTATTCGGGGCGGCTGCGTGTGGGCGTGGTGACGGGGGACGACCTGCTGCCGCGCCTCGAGGAGTTGATCGAGCGGGGGCACCCGCTCGCGAACATGGAGACCGGGCAGCCGCTGAGCGAGGTGCTCGACCGGGTGCAGAGTGCCAACGCCTACATCGGGGCGGGGCCGATCGTCGACGCGCTGCGGCAGGGGGCGCGGGTGGTGATCACCGGTCGCTCGACCGACACCGCGCTGACCTACGCCCCGATGATTCACGAGTTCGGCTGGAGCCCCACCGATTACGACCGCATCGCCGCCGGCATCGTCGCCGGACACATCAACGAGTGCGGGGCGCAGGCCTCCGGGGGCAACTGCTTGATCGATTGGGAGACGATCCCGGACCTGGCGCGGGTCGGCTACCCGATCATCGAGGCGCAGCCGGACGGCGTGTTCGTGGTCACCAAACACGAGGGGACCGGGGGGCGCATCAACGCGGCGGTGGTGAAGGAGCAGCTCGTCTACGAGATGGGCGATCCGCGCAGCTACATCACCCCGGACGCCGTGGCCGACTTCACCACGATTCAACTGGAAGATCTGGGGAAGGATCGCGTGCGCGTGAGTGGCGTTCGGGGCGGCCCACCCCCCGACAGCCTGAAGGTGAGCATCGCCTACTCGGCCGGCTACAAGGCGGTGGGGACGCTGGTGTACGCCTGGCCCGACGCGGTCGCCAAGGCCCAGGCCGCCGACCGCGTGCTGCGCGAGCGGCTCGACCGGCTCGGCCTGCGCTTCGACGAGATCCTGACCGAGTACGTGGGATGGAACGCCACGCACGGCCCGCTGGCGGGCGACCCGCCCCCGGACCTCCCCGAGGTGACCGTGCGCTGGGCCGTGCGAGCCCAGGATCCCGCCCCCGTAGAGCGCTTCACCAAGGAGATCGCCCCCCTGGTGCTCGCCGGCCCGCCCTCCGTCACCGGCTTCGCCGGCGGCCGCCCCCGCGTCCAGGAAGTCGTCGCCTACTGGCCCGCGCTGATCCCGCGCGCCGAGGTCGAGGGGCGGGTGAGGGTCGAGGTGGTCACGGCGTGA
- a CDS encoding ribonuclease Z, with amino-acid sequence MRITFLGTAAARPTVGRNVSSLTVQREGELLMFDCGEGTQRQMMRFGTGFALDDIFFSHLHADHFLGVIGLLRTLGLQGREEPMRLWTPRGTEEILRTAVDLGVERVGFEVAIIGVEPGEAIDRGAYEIVPFRSTHGPRCVGYAIRERPRLGRFDPVRARELGVPEGPLWGKLHRGEAVEVDGRRIDPSEVVGAPRPGRLVVYTGDTRPSRYTVEAAEEADLLIHEATFGADEAERARSTGHSTAREAARIAREARVRRLVLTHFSPRYADDPRALEREARAVFPEVTAAYDGMVVEVPFRDG; translated from the coding sequence ATGCGTATCACGTTCTTGGGCACCGCCGCCGCCCGGCCGACGGTGGGTCGGAATGTCAGCTCGCTCACCGTACAGCGGGAGGGGGAGTTGCTGATGTTCGATTGCGGCGAGGGGACCCAGCGCCAGATGATGCGCTTCGGCACCGGCTTCGCGCTGGACGACATCTTCTTCAGCCACCTGCACGCGGATCACTTCCTGGGGGTGATCGGGCTGCTGCGCACGCTGGGGCTGCAGGGGAGGGAGGAGCCGATGCGCCTGTGGACGCCGCGGGGCACCGAGGAGATCCTGCGGACGGCGGTGGACCTGGGCGTGGAGCGGGTGGGCTTCGAGGTGGCCATCATCGGGGTGGAGCCGGGAGAGGCGATCGACCGGGGCGCATACGAGATCGTTCCCTTCCGCTCGACGCACGGGCCGCGCTGTGTGGGTTATGCGATCCGCGAGCGCCCGCGCCTGGGCCGCTTCGACCCGGTGCGTGCGCGCGAGCTGGGGGTTCCGGAGGGGCCGCTCTGGGGGAAGCTCCACCGCGGCGAGGCGGTCGAGGTCGACGGCCGGCGCATCGACCCAAGCGAAGTCGTGGGAGCGCCCCGCCCGGGGCGCCTCGTCGTTTATACCGGCGACACCCGCCCCTCCCGCTACACCGTCGAGGCTGCCGAAGAGGCAGATCTCCTCATCCACGAAGCCACCTTCGGCGCGGACGAAGCGGAGCGGGCGCGCAGCACCGGACACTCCACCGCCCGCGAGGCCGCACGCATCGCGCGGGAGGCGCGGGTTCGCCGGCTCGTGCTCACCCATTTCTCGCCCCGCTACGCCGACGATCCTCGCGCCCTCGAGCGCGAAGCGCGGGCGGTGTTCCCGGAAGTCACAGCGGCGTACGACGGAATGGTGGTGGAGGTGCCTTTTCGGGACGGCTGA